CTTATCTGTGGCCTTAGAGGAGATCGACATGTACGCGGCCGGGTTTCCCACGCCGTTCTTTGGGTCGCCCTTGCCGCCGGCAACGGTCGGGAACTGGACGAAGCCCAGTTTCCCGTTCTGGACGAAGTTCTGGCCGCCCTTCTTCATGGCGCCGTAGGTCCAGGAACCATGCAGCATCATGGCTGCCTTGCCTGTGAAGAGGAGTGCCTGGTCGGCGTTGGAGTCTGCGGCGATGGAGGAGAAGCCCTTGATGAATCCGTCGGCGGAGACGAGCTCCTGGATCTTGGTGCCGGTCTCGATCACTGCCGGATCCATCCAGGCATTGGGCTTGCCTTCGAAGATGGCGGTGAATACTTCGGCGCCCCCGATGCGGTCAAGCAGGTATTCAAGCCACATCATAGAGGTCCAACGCGACTGTCCACCGAGTGAGAAGGGAGCCACGCCCATGTCGTTGAAAGTCTTGACCAGAGACATGACGTCGTCCCAGGTCTTTGGCGGCTGGACGCCGGCCTTCTCGAACAGTTCCTTGTTATAGAACAGGACGATCGGGGCGACGTACTGGTTGGGCACGGCGTAGATCTTCCCGTTGACGGTGGCTGCGCCGAATGAGGCGGGGAAGAACTTCTTCTTCAGATCCGGATTGTCATTGAGCCAGCCGGTCAGGTCCTCTACCTGGTTGGCCTCGGCATACGTCTTCAGGGTGCCGCCGCCCCAGCCATAGATGATGGTGGGGGCCTGGCCGGCGCCGATGGCAGTTTTGATCTTCGTCTTGTAAGCGTCGTTCTGGAAGTATGTAACGGCGATCTTGTCGTCCGGGTTTGCCGAACTGAAGGTGTCCACGGCCTTCTGCATGGTGGTCTGGTTCGGCTCACCGGACAGGTACCACATGCTGGCGCCGCCAGCCGCGGCACTTGAGGTACCCGGTCCCGACGTCCCGCACGCGGTGGCAGTCATGGCGGCAAAGGGAGTAAGGGCAGCAAGCGCGAGGAAAGAGCGGCGGGAGGTCTGGGATTGCTTCATTGCTTCTCCATCTGAAATTGCTTCGTTGCAAAGGTTGAGGGTTCGTGAACGGTACAAGTTTCGAAATATTTCGAATCGGTGATTTAGGTCACGCTCTAAACTAAAGGCCACGATCATGGGAGTCAAGAGGCGTATGAAAGTTCTTTATGCCTACTTCGGGAGTTCCTTGACCAGGCGAGCGCGATTCTAGAGACTGTATTCACCGAAACTTTTCGAAAGGCTGCAAACCTATGGCACCGAAGATCGCTGAGCGGACGAGGCCAACGCTCGCCACCGTGGCCCGGCAGGCCGGTGTTTCTGCGCCTACGGTATCCAAGGTTGTTAACGGCCGCGAGGATGTGTCGCCGGAAACCCGGGCCCGCGTGCTTGCCGTCCTGGAGCAGGCCGGGTATCAGTCCCCGCTGCAGCGCCGTGCCGCCGGGGAGACCGGCACGGTGGTTGAGGTGGTCATCGATGTCCTCGATTCCGCGTACACCATCCAGGTGCTCAACGGCGTGCTGCAATCCGCGGCCGATGCCGATGTCGAGATTCTCGTCAGCGTCACCGGTCCGGCGAGCCAGGGCCGGCGCAGCCCCGAGCGCCGCGCACAGCGCATGATGGACGAGGGCAGGGCCGGAATGATCGTGGTGACGTCAGCCTTCAGCGAGACGCAACTGCACCCTTTCCGGCGCCGTCAGATTCCCGTCGTCGTGATTGATCCGCTGAACCCGCCCTCCGCTGACGTGGTCAGCATAGGTGCCACCAACTGGGCAGGCGGCAAGGCGGCCACGGAGCACCTGCTGGAGCTGGGGCACCGCCGCATCGCGTACATCGGCGGCATAGAGAAGGCCGAATGCAACCAGGCGCGGCTGCACGGCTACATGGCCGCGCTCATGGCGCACGGCGTGCCGGTGGACCCGCAGTACATCCATTCCGGCGGCAGTTTCCGCCGGGAGAGCGGCGTCAAAGGCCTGAAGGCGCTGATCGAGCTGGACAAGCTTCCGACGGCGATCTTTGCCGGCAGCGACACCATCGCCCTAGGCATTCTCGGCGAAGCAGGCCGGCTCGGTATCCGGGTTCCCGACGAGCTAAGCCTTATCGGTTTTGACGGTACAAACCAGGGCGAGGAGTCCGTGCCGTCGTTGAGCTCCGTAGCCCAGCCGCTGGAGGAGATGGGGCGGGCAGCGCTTCGGTCTGTGCTGCGCCAGGCACGGGGGGAAGTCCTGGATTCGCACCGCGTTGAGCTGGCCACGCATCTGATAGTCCGCGATTCCACGGCGCCGCCCGCGGCCTGAGCTGCGGGGTGCCCGGCGCCAAGCCCCGGCGCGCGCCGCGCCCTACTTTTTCGTCAGCCTGTAGCGCTCGATCTGCCTCAACCGCCGCAGCAGGCTGTCCCGCCGGGG
The Arthrobacter sp. PGP41 genome window above contains:
- a CDS encoding extracellular solute-binding protein, with product MKQSQTSRRSFLALAALTPFAAMTATACGTSGPGTSSAAAGGASMWYLSGEPNQTTMQKAVDTFSSANPDDKIAVTYFQNDAYKTKIKTAIGAGQAPTIIYGWGGGTLKTYAEANQVEDLTGWLNDNPDLKKKFFPASFGAATVNGKIYAVPNQYVAPIVLFYNKELFEKAGVQPPKTWDDVMSLVKTFNDMGVAPFSLGGQSRWTSMMWLEYLLDRIGGAEVFTAIFEGKPNAWMDPAVIETGTKIQELVSADGFIKGFSSIAADSNADQALLFTGKAAMMLHGSWTYGAMKKGGQNFVQNGKLGFVQFPTVAGGKGDPKNGVGNPAAYMSISSKATDKEKETAKKFLKDGILTETVIDTYINSGSVPIVNGIEDKLNTSSDKDFLNFVYDLAKNAPNFQQSWDQALSPTAAETLLNNIDQLFLKSITPQQFAENMNGTLGK
- a CDS encoding LacI family DNA-binding transcriptional regulator: MAPKIAERTRPTLATVARQAGVSAPTVSKVVNGREDVSPETRARVLAVLEQAGYQSPLQRRAAGETGTVVEVVIDVLDSAYTIQVLNGVLQSAADADVEILVSVTGPASQGRRSPERRAQRMMDEGRAGMIVVTSAFSETQLHPFRRRQIPVVVIDPLNPPSADVVSIGATNWAGGKAATEHLLELGHRRIAYIGGIEKAECNQARLHGYMAALMAHGVPVDPQYIHSGGSFRRESGVKGLKALIELDKLPTAIFAGSDTIALGILGEAGRLGIRVPDELSLIGFDGTNQGEESVPSLSSVAQPLEEMGRAALRSVLRQARGEVLDSHRVELATHLIVRDSTAPPAA